In Candidatus Eremiobacteraceae bacterium, a single genomic region encodes these proteins:
- a CDS encoding acyl-CoA dehydrogenase family protein gives MLAPERSAEMLEAEQMILDTVRKLVKEKVEPRAAEIDAKGEYPKDLRDLFAKNDLLGVALPEEYGGLGSFLTYVKVVEEISKACASSGLIVAVQELGALPIMIAGNDAQKKKYLPKLATGEWMTSYALTEPTSGSDAANMRSTAVRDGDHYVLNGTKVFITNVAVADICIYFAMTNKELGPKGASAFICHTDDPGFKLGKVEHKMGIRGSPTNEVVLENCRIPADRLLGEEGQGFGIAMKTLDKSRPGVAAQALGLAQGALDFAAKYLKERVAFGKPLSKQQGLQWMVADMELETQAARLLLYEAARKCDEGAPDVTHWGALCKLKCGDVAMSVTTDAVQLLGGYGYMTEYPVERMMRDAKITQIYEGTQQIQRIVISRALLGK, from the coding sequence ATGCTGGCACCCGAACGCAGCGCCGAAATGCTCGAAGCCGAGCAGATGATCCTCGACACCGTGCGCAAGCTCGTCAAAGAGAAGGTCGAGCCGCGCGCCGCCGAGATCGACGCCAAAGGCGAATATCCCAAAGATCTGCGCGATCTGTTCGCCAAGAACGACCTGCTCGGCGTCGCATTGCCCGAGGAATACGGCGGTTTGGGCAGTTTCCTCACCTATGTGAAGGTCGTGGAAGAGATCTCCAAGGCCTGCGCTTCGTCGGGGCTGATCGTCGCCGTGCAGGAGCTGGGCGCGCTGCCGATCATGATCGCCGGCAATGACGCTCAGAAGAAGAAATACCTTCCCAAGCTGGCCACCGGCGAGTGGATGACGTCGTACGCGCTGACCGAGCCGACTTCGGGCTCGGATGCGGCCAACATGCGCTCCACCGCGGTGCGCGACGGCGACCATTACGTGCTCAACGGCACGAAGGTGTTCATCACCAACGTCGCAGTGGCGGACATCTGCATCTATTTCGCGATGACGAACAAGGAGCTCGGTCCCAAAGGCGCTTCTGCGTTCATCTGCCACACCGACGATCCCGGCTTCAAGCTCGGCAAGGTCGAGCACAAGATGGGCATCCGCGGCTCACCGACCAATGAGGTGGTCTTGGAGAACTGCCGCATCCCCGCCGATCGGCTGCTCGGCGAAGAGGGCCAAGGCTTCGGCATCGCGATGAAGACGCTCGACAAGTCCCGGCCGGGCGTCGCGGCGCAGGCGCTGGGTCTGGCGCAAGGCGCGCTTGATTTCGCCGCCAAGTACTTGAAGGAACGCGTCGCGTTCGGGAAACCGCTGTCCAAGCAGCAAGGCCTGCAGTGGATGGTGGCCGACATGGAGCTCGAGACGCAAGCCGCGCGCTTGCTGCTGTACGAAGCCGCGCGCAAGTGCGACGAAGGCGCGCCTGACGTCACCCACTGGGGCGCGCTGTGCAAGCTCAAGTGCGGCGATGTCGCGATGAGTGTGACGACCGACGCCGTTCAGTTGCTCGGCGGCTACGGCTATATGA